From Methanoculleus sp. SDB, one genomic window encodes:
- a CDS encoding glycosyl transferase family 1, whose translation MHPPAGTAPPKKKPRKSRRRLKVAVFCWESLYAERVGGLAPVATALAEKIAGDHEVHFFTRGPSGDQDIHGVHYHYCVPSGPNIVAYCRDMSAKLFERFRDYDSPPFDLIHFHDWHFVDTLRELKNRNTVISFHSTEYGRNGGNFGDWWEFGEISGMEWFAAHIAHQIITVSRTTRDEIVKLYHVPETRIRVIPNGIDPDRYRLPVDAGTVKREYGIDPAAPLILFVGRLVYQKGPDLLLDAVPLILRNHPDAQFIIAGDGSMRVHCEEKARGLPVRFTGYISDGEHLKLLNSADIVIIPSRNEPFGLVLTEAWSANRCVVASDVGGLAENIENFVDGIRVSVTPESFAWAVNYLLDDPTSIKAFGAAGRRKVEKNFTWDKVITMMLEVYAAVAAVETT comes from the coding sequence ATGCACCCTCCCGCCGGCACTGCACCCCCGAAGAAAAAACCCCGGAAATCCAGAAGAAGACTGAAAGTAGCTGTATTCTGCTGGGAGTCGCTCTATGCCGAGCGGGTCGGCGGGCTCGCTCCGGTCGCCACCGCTCTTGCCGAAAAGATCGCCGGGGATCACGAGGTGCATTTCTTTACCCGCGGACCGTCCGGTGACCAGGATATCCACGGCGTCCATTACCACTACTGTGTTCCGTCGGGGCCGAATATCGTCGCGTACTGCCGTGACATGAGCGCGAAGCTTTTCGAGCGGTTCCGCGACTATGATTCGCCTCCCTTCGATCTCATCCACTTTCACGACTGGCACTTCGTGGACACCCTCCGGGAGCTGAAGAATCGAAACACGGTAATATCGTTCCATTCCACTGAATACGGCAGGAACGGTGGAAATTTCGGCGACTGGTGGGAGTTCGGCGAGATCTCGGGAATGGAGTGGTTCGCAGCCCACATTGCACACCAGATCATCACCGTCTCGCGGACAACACGGGACGAAATCGTCAAACTCTACCACGTACCCGAAACCAGGATCCGTGTCATCCCGAACGGCATCGATCCCGACCGGTACCGGCTGCCGGTCGACGCCGGCACCGTCAAGCGGGAGTACGGCATCGACCCTGCCGCCCCCCTCATCCTCTTCGTCGGACGGCTCGTCTACCAGAAGGGTCCCGACCTCCTTCTCGACGCCGTCCCGCTCATCCTCCGAAACCATCCCGATGCGCAGTTCATCATCGCAGGCGACGGCTCCATGCGGGTGCACTGCGAGGAGAAAGCGCGTGGCCTGCCGGTCCGGTTCACGGGCTACATCTCAGACGGCGAACACCTGAAACTTCTCAACAGCGCAGACATCGTCATTATTCCAAGCCGGAACGAGCCCTTCGGCCTGGTGCTCACCGAGGCGTGGAGCGCAAACCGCTGCGTGGTTGCCTCCGATGTCGGCGGACTCGCCGAGAACATCGAGAACTTCGTCGATGGGATCAGAGTGTCGGTGACGCCGGAGTCCTTTGCCTGGGCAGTTAACTATCTCCTCGACGATCCCACTTCCATCAAGGCGTTCGGCGCCGCCGGACGCAGGAAAGTGGAAAAGAATTTTACATGGGATAAGGTCATTACGATGATGCTTGAGGTATATGCCGCGGTTGCGGCCGTGGAGACGACCTGA